CTCAATGTTCATTTCGATTTTGGACCTGAAAATTTTAGGGGATGTTGGGACATTCCTTATGAACATTCTCATTTTTTTCCGGAATTTTTTGATACATTTAAAAATGTTTTATGATATTGGAGCACGGGGAGTACCCCAAGGCCAGGAGCACTCGATACTTTCCCGCATTCCTGTCACGCAGAGAAGGCATGGGCTGCCTCCTCCACTACCTCGGCGATCCCTCGGGCTCGAGGGCCGTCGTCTCGGAGGCGAAGTGCGCGGCTCAGCAGCAGGAGCAGTACGCCCGGCGCAATGCCAGTCGCCGCTCCGCGTTCGCCAAGAGTGATGTGGCGTCGGACTGGGTCCATACCGACCCAGACCTCGCCGCCGCATGGGCGCTCGACCACTCCGTGACCACCGCGGAGGCAACTGTCAGGCGTCGTCATTGATGGCGAGCTCGCCAAGATTGGCGAGGAGTGGTCGCTTAGCGACTGCTCCGCCAACGCCGGTCGCGGCAAGGCCACCGCCAGGGCTCCGAAGGCCACGTTGGCAGTGGCCGCGGCGGCACTCCGCACGGTGCAACATGAGGCGGAGCGGCTCCTCCGCGAGTGGCAGGCAACCGCGGCCCTCCGGCGCCATACCGCCGCTAGAGGGACGACGATAGCAACGATGGAGACGGCGGTGTGGCAGGGCAAGGCGGCCACGCGTACGAGGTGGTCGTCCGGTATAAGGTTTAGATTTTTTTTTCTAGTTTTTTAGTCAAACGGTCGAAACATCGACCTTTTTATGTAAATTATATCGCAAGTTGAATGAAATCCATCTGGTTTGATCGATTTTCGTCCTGTTACTTCGAATTGCTGACCAGATAtatgcggctacggttggatggctgCCTCCCGCATCCGTGCCCACGAACTGATCCCCCTGCCCTCATTCAGACGTGGGAGATTTTTTACGGATTGCCCTTGGAGATGCCCTTAATAAAGAAGCTAAAACAGCATATCCAAAACCTATTGGTTGACTGCTCCTAGTCCGTACCGGAAAGGACTTTCTAAATCGTGGTTAATTCTTACAATGGAACACCAATTCGGGATGTTGCGGGGTCTATTAAGAAATGCTAGCGCGTGGTGTGCGTGCAGCACGGGAGCAATAGAAAAGAGGCCACTAGAGCTGCATTCTTGGGTCGTAGTGATCTCGTCGATTCTGTTCGATCTCTGCTGACATGCAATCACCAACTCCAGATGTCTCGCGGTCTGCTAAAATCAGGCTAGCGCGTGGTCCTCGTGCAGCACGGGGGCAACAAGAAAAAAGGCGACGAGAGATCCACGTATGGGTCGTCGTGGTCTGAGTTGATTGTGTCTGATCTCTGGTTATACGGGTTCTGGATGTCCTGGATGGATGTAAAAGGGTAGGGCATATTAAATTCATGCTCCAACCAACCTGTCAACTCATCCAAAAGTCTGAACTGATAGAGGGAGGcgggcaatatatttcaacactcCCTCTCATGTCTAATGTCTAGCCTATTTTAGTCCTTAGACGTGGGATCGATGAGGCCGTAGAATCGTTTTTATTTAATACTGCGTTAGCTCAAGACCTCCTGGCTCAGATACCATATTGAATTCATGCTCCAGCCAACTcatccaaaagtccgaactgatggagggaagcgggcaatatatttcaacagGGTAAAGTCAGATttgcaattttttttattttatgcaTGTACGAAATAGGTATAATGAAAACACCAAATGTGTCGCGTGTCAGCCTGCTGAAGGGATGGTGCCATGGAAGAGTGGCAGACAAAATTATACATCTATCCATTATTGGAAGTTGTTTTTGGCAAATAATTATTGGCAGTTGGAAATAAATCTCTTGGCTGGTGACCGGTCAGGCCCGTATCACCAGCTGCTCTTGTTTCACCTTGCGAGAGCTGCTAGCTAGACGATGTGTAAGCACGCATGTGTGTGGCCACCCAGTGCTCACTGTCTGATGGCTCTAGCTAGTGTCCATATCGTTGTTGTGGTCGTCGCAATGTACAGATGATGGAGTCGACCACGTAGGGCAAAGCCGTTAATTACGCTTGTGGAAATAAATACTATTTTTTTTGCGAGTGGAAGTAAAATACTTCCTCCATCCCAAAAAAAAGTGCCGTTATTTTGGGACATACTGTTATATCTTCATTGATGTTTGCATATTGCATATGTCAATTTTGGGATTTGAGATTGCTAACCAGGACTTGATGATTGTagcaaatttaaatgaaattatTTCTACAGCTCCGATAGTGTGATCTATTTTAAAAGTTTCATGATTGTTAGCATCTTGTTGAATGATTTCTTAACGGGAAAATTATGACTGTGCAATCTGATTGAGGAAGAGAGTATTGGTAGTCAAATTCGATCCCATTGATTTTTGAGGGAGTATCGTAAGTTTAAATCTTTCTTTTGGGGGATATTGATTTCTCATCATATGTGTCATGTCCTCATGCACATCGCATAGCGGGTCTCCTGAAAGAAAACACAGGAACATTGTTGTTGTCAGATTTGCACTTATTGCTCATGCTTTTATGCTAGTGAAGTTTTGGGATTGAAGCTTTATTTACTGCGGCATATCATACTAATCGAATTCCAAGCACATTTGTCTATTTTTCTAACCCAATTGAGCTCTTTTCAATGAAAAAACTGCCTATTTAATTATAAATGCATTATCGTGTTCCTGCAACCAAAATCTCTATGCTTTTGGTCGCTGGAAATTATATATTTTTTCTCTAGGCAATTTGTCTTCATCAGTTTCAGTAGCTTTGACAAAGGTTTCAACTGTCATGATGTGCAAAAATTTCATGTATATATCTCACGACACATTGTCTTTGATGAGAATATTTTACCTTTTCAAAGCATAGTCACAATGCTGAAGCCTTTCTTTGTTTAGAAATTTTCCCTTCGCCAAATTTTACTTTGGGGTCATTCGTGATGATAGCAATCAAATTTTCGACAATACCCATGCCCTAGGAAAATTTCTTATTTTTTTTATCTCAGGTGGATAAGCTCCCTCTATTTCAGCAACTATAAATTTTAGAAATGCTTAAAAATATCAAAAAAACAATGGTGTGTCCATATTAGAGTGAGTCAAGTGGCAGCAACTTCTTGTGGAAAAATTCATTGATTTGCCGTCtgggtgaaacaaacaaaagtAGAGCAAGAGTAGCATTTTCATGGTTTTAAAATGTTGTTAGGCATGTTACTTTGGCACAGCTCTTAAATGAATTGTAATTTTCGCAAAACTAGAAATCTAGAAAGGAAATACTGGGATCATTTGCTTCTGAGATTTTCTTTGCGATTTTTTGATGAGCAAAAATTAGTTTTACTGTACTGTCATGGCACGTCTCAGCTTACAACGCAGTGTCGACACAACTACAACCTTGCATCACTGCTGGCGGCCAGCAGGAGCTTGAGCGCTTCCCTAGTTATATTCCCTAAATGCCTATAAAATGCTTACAAGATGCACTAAATGGCTAGAGAATACACTTAATGCCAATGAAAATGGAAATATAGAAATAACAAAACATAAAAAGAAAATTGACAACAGAAAAGTAACAAGAAGGGTgtagaaaaataagaaaaaaaatgTGTTTGACAAGTTTCACGTGGCAGTAACTCGGCAAAGCATATCTTTGTCGAGTGCTATGTTTCTGGCACTCGGCAAAGCTCCTCTTGGCCATGTTTTAGGCTTTCGCCGAGAGTTTTTTGTTTTTCACTCAGTTTCATGGTCTTTGAATATGCACTTTAACAACATTTAAACTTTGTGACCCTTAAAACTGCAAATATTATGTATAACTTCAGAAATAAAAATGGACAAAAAAACATGTAATAGTACATGCAACAAAGCGGTGAGGTCTAGCTCATCAAGTTATTGGTATCGGTGATTTCCTGGAGTTGCTAGTAGGTTGGGACTTTTGAGCGGTTTGGGATTATAGCGTGGCCATGCAGTACAAGTTACAACTAGCTTGCTCGTTATAAACCCCTTCAAAGCACACCGGCATGATCAGCTTGAGTCGCAACCACGTAGCCCCACCACCACCAGCACGTTCGTAGCTAGTAGGGTGACATGGCCGACGAGGAGGGTTGCATGCATGCGGTGCAGCTGGCGCTGTCGTCTGTGCTACCGATGACGCTCAAGGCTGCCATCGAGCTGGGCCTGCTGGAGATCCTCGTGGGCGCCGGCGGGGAGGCGCTGAGTCCGGAGGAGGTGGCCGCGAAGCTGCCGGCCGAGGCCAACCCTGACGCGGCGTCCATGGTGGACCGCATGCTGCGGGTGCTGGCCTCTCACGATATCGTGTCGTGCATGGTGGAGGAGGGCAAAGACGGCAACCTCTCCCGCCGTTACAGCCCGGCGCCGGTGTGCAAGTGGCTCACCCCCAACGAGGACGGCGTCTCCATGGCCCCGTACGTCGTCGTCGCCCAGGACAAGGTCTTCATGGAGCCCTGGTGAGCGTCAGATTGGCTTGCATTTCTGCGAACGAGATAGTGCAACTGAACTTGATGAATTTCCTGATTTGCTCGCAGGTGCTACATGAAGAAGGCGGTCCTGGAGGGCGGCAGCCCGTTCAACATGGCGTACGGGATGTCATGGTACGACTACGCTGGCACGGACCCGCGCTTCAACCGCCTCTTCAACGAGGCCATGAGACACCACTCCGTCATCATCACCAAGAAGCTCCTTGAACTATACACCGGCTTCGAGGGTGTCGGCACCCTCGTCGATGTCGGCGGCGGCATCGGCACCACCATCCACGCCATCACCTCCAAGTACCCGAGAATCAAAGGGATCAACTTCGACCTCTCCCATGTCATCTCCGAGGCGCCGCCCTACCCCGGCGTGCAGGTGGAGCACGTCGGCGGCGACATGTTTGAGAAGGTGCCCTCCGGCGACGCCATCCTCATGAAGTGGATCCTTCTCTCCTTTACGGATGATAGGTGTGTGGCGTTGCTCAAGAACTGCTACAACGCCCTGCCCGTGCACGGCAAGGTGATCAACGTGGAGTGCATACTGCCTAGGAACCTGGACGCCACACACCGCGTGCAGGGGTGCGTGAGCGCCGACATGAGCATGCTCGCCAACAGCCCCGACGGCAAGGAGAGGTACCTCACCGACTTCGAGAGGCTGGCCAAGGAAGCCGGCTTCGCCAGCGTCAAGGCCACCTACATCTACACCAACTTCTGGGCCATTGAGTACACCAAGTAGCCACATGGTGGAGACCTCTCTTCTACAGCTGCTGCTTTATATGTTTGATTTCTAATTTCGTATATCTTTCCATTATGCACAAACTTGTTCATGGCCCTATTCGACAGTTGATTTGTTTGCATTTACTGTGTACTCCCTTCCTACTTGGCATATAagatttgtctgaagtcaaacttcatgaACTTTCATCAACTTTATATtgaaaaatatcaacatctataatactaaagaaataaaatataaaaattaATTTCATGATACATCTAATGCGGGGCCGGTCCTGGAATTTTAGGGGCCCGGAGCGAAACTAAAATTCGAGGCCTTCAGTATAAAGGTCTAAATAGTAACCAACATATGTTGATATAATTTTTAGGTCAAGAAAATAAGTATATCCAAAATCAGTATGCATAtcaaataatatatatatatatatatatatatatatatatatatacatactccctcctttctgatttatagggctcaatttaaaaatc
This sequence is a window from Aegilops tauschii subsp. strangulata cultivar AL8/78 chromosome 7, Aet v6.0, whole genome shotgun sequence. Protein-coding genes within it:
- the LOC109734070 gene encoding tricetin 3',4',5'-O-trimethyltransferase; this translates as MADEEGCMHAVQLALSSVLPMTLKAAIELGLLEILVGAGGEALSPEEVAAKLPAEANPDAASMVDRMLRVLASHDIVSCMVEEGKDGNLSRRYSPAPVCKWLTPNEDGVSMAPYVVVAQDKVFMEPWCYMKKAVLEGGSPFNMAYGMSWYDYAGTDPRFNRLFNEAMRHHSVIITKKLLELYTGFEGVGTLVDVGGGIGTTIHAITSKYPRIKGINFDLSHVISEAPPYPGVQVEHVGGDMFEKVPSGDAILMKWILLSFTDDRCVALLKNCYNALPVHGKVINVECILPRNLDATHRVQGCVSADMSMLANSPDGKERYLTDFERLAKEAGFASVKATYIYTNFWAIEYTK